One genomic region from Zalophus californianus isolate mZalCal1 chromosome 14, mZalCal1.pri.v2, whole genome shotgun sequence encodes:
- the SLC35E4 gene encoding LOW QUALITY PROTEIN: solute carrier family 35 member E4 (The sequence of the model RefSeq protein was modified relative to this genomic sequence to represent the inferred CDS: inserted 1 base in 1 codon) yields MCRCPLEHHDGRMTSAEAVVSGARAAGSPEWPPDTRQALGRPGRVRVAVAALVWLLAGASMSSLNKWIFTVHGFGRPLLLSALHMLAAALACRWGAQRPMPRRTRLQVLLLSLTFGTSMACGNVGLSAVPLDLAQLATTTTPLITLALSALLLGRRHHPLQFAAMGPLCLGAACSLAGELRTPPAGCGFLLAATCLRGLKSIQQSALLQEESLDAVTLLYATSLPSFCLLAGAALVLEAGVALPPAPTSSQLWACVLLSCLLSVLYNLASFXLLALTSALTVHVLGNLTVVGNLILSRLLFGSRLSALSYVGIALTLSGMFLYHNCEFVASWAARRGFWRRGRTGKGL; encoded by the exons ATGTGTCGCTGCCCCCTGGAGCACCATGACGGCAGGATGACCTCAGCGGAGGCAGTGGTTAGTGGTGCTCGGGCGGCTGGGTCCCCCGAGTGGCCGCCCGACACCCGGCAGGCCCTTGGGCGGCCTGGCCGGGTTCGGGTGGCCGTGGCAGCTCTGGTGTGGCTGCTGGCAGGGGCCAGCATGTCGAGCCTCAACAAGTGGATCTTCACTGTGCATGGCTTTGGACGGCCCCTGCTGCTCTCCGCCCTACACATGCTGGCAGCAGCCTTGGCGTGCCGCTGGGGGGCACAGCGCCCCATGCCCCGCCGCACTCGCCTCCAAGTGCTGCTGCTCAGTCTCACCTTCGGCACCTCGATGGCTTGTGGCAACGTGGGCCTGAGCGCTGTGCCCCTGGACCTGGCACAGCTGGCCACCACTACCACGCCACTGATCACGCTGGCCCTGTCCGCGCTGCTGCTCGGCCGGCGCCACCACCCACTGCAATTTGCCGCCATGGGCCCCCTCTGCCTGGGGGCAGCCTGCAGCCTGGCCGGGGAGCTCCGGACACCGCCTGCTGGCTGCGGCTTCCTGCTGGCTGCCACCTGCCTCCGCGGCCTCAAGTCCATCCAGCAGA GTGCCCTGTTGCAGGAGGAGAGTCTGGACGCGGTGACCCTGCTGTATGCCACCTCGCTGCCCAGCTTCTGCCTGCTGGCGGGTGCGGCCCTGGTGCTGGAGGCGGGCGTAGCCCTGCCGCCCGCTCCCACCAGCTCCCAGCTCTGGGCCTGCGTCCTGCTCAGCTGCCTGCTGTCCGTGCTCTACAACTTGGCCAGCT TCCTGCTGGCTCTCACCTCCGCCCTCACCGTCCACGTCCTGGGCAACCTCACTGTCGTGGGCAACCTCATCCTGTCCCGACTCCTGTTTGGCAGCCGCCTCAGTGCCCTCAGCTACGTGGGCATTGCACTCACCCTTTCAGGAATGTTCCTTTACCACAACTGCGAGTTTGTGGCCTCCTGGGCTGCCCGCCGGggcttctggaggaggggccggACTGGCAAAGGTCTTTGA